A genomic window from Xenorhabdus cabanillasii includes:
- the topA gene encoding type I DNA topoisomerase: protein MGKALVIVESPAKAKTINKYLGNDYVVKSSVGHIRDLPTSGAASQKSSNSSTDKNKKKTKKDEKTALISRMGVDPYHGWVADYQILPGKEKVVAELKTLAEKAAHIYLATDLDREGEAIAWHLREVIGGDDTRFSRVVFNEITKNAITQAFDKPGDLNLDRVNAQQARRFMDRVVGYMVSPLLWKKVARGLSAGRVQSVAVRLVVEREREIKAFVPEEYWQIYADLMAKGDVELRMEVTHKEGKPFKPVNAEQAQAAVSLLEKARYKVIDREDRPTSSKPGAPFITSTLQQAASTRLGFGVKKTMTMAQKLYEAGHITYMRTDSTNLSQDALGMVRGYIRDNFGDKYLPKEANVYSSKENSQEAHEAIRPSNVDVMAEELKDMEADAQKLYQLIWRQFIACQMTPAKYDSTTLTVQAGDFELRAKGRTLRFDGWTKVMPALRKGDDDRTLPVVEAGTELDLQKLLPSQHFTKPPARFSEASLVKELEKRGIGRPSTYASIISTIQDRGYVRVENRRFYAEKMGEIVNDRLEENFNELMNYDFTARMEDQLDHVANDQADWKGVLDEFFINFSQQLDIASKDPEEGGMRPNPMVITSIECPTCSRPMGIRTATTGVFLGCSGYALSPKERCKQTINLIPENEILNILEGDDAETNALRARCRCSKCGTAMDSYLIDIQRKLHVCGNNPACDGYEVENGEFRIKGYDGPVVECDRCGSEMHLKMGRFGKYMGCTNEECKNTRKILRSGEVAPPKEDPVPLPELPCEKSDAYFVLRDGAAGVFLAASTFPKSRETRAPLVEELVRFKERLPEKLCYLAEAPVADPEGNKTVVRFSRKTRQQYVSSEKNGKATGWTAFFVDGAWVVKEK, encoded by the coding sequence ATGGGTAAAGCTCTTGTTATAGTGGAGTCCCCGGCAAAAGCCAAAACAATCAATAAATATCTGGGGAATGACTACGTTGTGAAATCCAGCGTAGGCCATATCCGTGATTTGCCGACCAGTGGTGCGGCAAGTCAAAAGAGTTCGAACTCATCGACCGATAAGAATAAAAAGAAAACCAAAAAAGATGAGAAAACAGCACTGATTAGCCGGATGGGAGTCGATCCCTATCATGGTTGGGTAGCGGATTATCAAATTTTGCCCGGCAAAGAAAAAGTGGTGGCAGAGCTGAAAACGCTGGCTGAAAAAGCAGCGCATATCTATCTTGCAACGGACCTTGACCGTGAAGGAGAAGCTATTGCATGGCACTTGCGGGAAGTGATCGGTGGGGATGACACGCGTTTCAGCCGCGTTGTATTTAATGAGATTACAAAGAATGCGATCACGCAGGCTTTTGATAAACCGGGTGATTTGAATCTTGATCGTGTTAACGCACAACAGGCACGTCGATTTATGGATCGTGTAGTTGGTTACATGGTTTCACCGCTACTATGGAAAAAAGTTGCCAGAGGGCTGTCTGCCGGGCGGGTTCAATCCGTAGCGGTTCGGCTTGTTGTTGAACGGGAACGTGAAATCAAAGCATTTGTTCCTGAAGAATACTGGCAGATATATGCGGATTTGATGGCTAAAGGAGACGTTGAGCTCCGTATGGAAGTTACCCATAAAGAGGGGAAACCATTCAAGCCAGTTAATGCGGAGCAGGCACAAGCTGCGGTGTCTCTGCTTGAAAAAGCCAGATATAAAGTCATCGATCGCGAAGACCGCCCGACTTCAAGTAAGCCGGGTGCGCCATTCATTACTTCTACCTTACAACAGGCTGCCAGCACCAGACTTGGTTTTGGTGTTAAGAAGACCATGACAATGGCGCAAAAATTATATGAAGCAGGTCACATTACCTATATGCGTACTGACTCAACTAACCTAAGTCAGGATGCGTTGGGTATGGTTCGCGGTTACATTCGTGACAACTTTGGTGACAAATACCTGCCTAAAGAGGCTAATGTCTATAGCAGCAAAGAGAATTCTCAGGAAGCTCATGAAGCTATCCGGCCTTCTAATGTTGATGTCATGGCTGAAGAACTGAAAGACATGGAAGCTGATGCCCAGAAGTTGTATCAGCTTATCTGGCGTCAGTTCATTGCCTGTCAGATGACACCGGCGAAATACGATTCTACTACGCTGACCGTGCAGGCTGGTGATTTCGAGTTGCGGGCTAAAGGCCGCACTTTGCGTTTTGACGGCTGGACAAAAGTCATGCCAGCTTTACGTAAAGGGGACGATGATCGTACTTTGCCTGTTGTGGAAGCAGGCACTGAGCTTGATTTACAAAAGTTGCTGCCAAGTCAGCACTTCACTAAACCTCCCGCGCGTTTCAGTGAAGCCTCTCTGGTCAAAGAGTTAGAAAAGCGTGGCATCGGCCGTCCATCAACTTATGCATCCATTATTTCCACTATCCAGGATCGTGGTTATGTGCGGGTTGAAAACCGTCGCTTCTATGCGGAAAAAATGGGTGAAATTGTCAATGATCGTTTGGAAGAGAATTTCAACGAATTGATGAACTATGATTTTACGGCAAGAATGGAAGATCAGCTTGACCACGTTGCGAATGATCAAGCGGATTGGAAAGGGGTGCTGGATGAGTTTTTCATCAATTTCAGTCAGCAATTAGACATTGCCAGCAAAGACCCGGAAGAGGGCGGAATGCGCCCGAATCCAATGGTTATTACCTCTATTGAGTGTCCGACCTGTAGCCGCCCAATGGGGATCCGCACGGCAACTACAGGTGTATTTCTTGGCTGTTCAGGTTATGCGCTGTCACCAAAAGAGCGTTGCAAACAAACCATTAATCTAATCCCGGAAAATGAAATACTGAATATTCTTGAAGGGGATGATGCGGAAACTAATGCGCTGCGTGCCCGTTGTCGTTGTAGCAAATGTGGGACGGCGATGGATAGCTATCTAATTGATATCCAGCGTAAGTTGCATGTTTGTGGCAATAATCCTGCGTGTGATGGTTATGAAGTAGAAAACGGAGAGTTCCGTATCAAAGGTTACGATGGCCCTGTTGTCGAATGTGATAGATGTGGCTCAGAAATGCACCTGAAAATGGGTCGTTTCGGTAAATATATGGGATGTACAAACGAAGAGTGTAAAAATACCCGTAAGATCCTTCGTAGCGGGGAAGTTGCACCCCCGAAAGAAGATCCCGTTCCTTTACCTGAATTACCATGTGAAAAATCTGATGCCTATTTTGTCCTGCGTGACGGTGCCGCTGGTGTGTTTTTAGCTGCCAGTACATTTCCGAAATCACGTGAAACACGCGCACCTTTAGTTGAGGAACTTGTGCGGTTTAAGGAGCGTCTGCCGGAGAAACTGTGTTATCTGGCGGAAGCGCCTGTAGCCGATCCTGAAGGTAATAAGACTGTTGTGCGTTTTAGCCGTAAGACGAGACAACAATATGTTTCTTCGGAGAAGAATGGTAAAGCGACCGGATGGACAGCATTTTTTGTTGATGGTGCCTGGGTAGTCAAAGAGAAATAA
- the cysB gene encoding HTH-type transcriptional regulator CysB, with amino-acid sequence MKLQQLRYIVEVVNHNLNVSSTAEGLYTSQPGISKQVRMLEDELGIQIFARSGKHLTHVTPAGEEIVRISREVLSKIDSIRSVASEHTYPDRGSLYIATTHTQARYALPPIIKGFIKRYPNVSLHMHQGSPTQIAEEVCKGNSDFAIATEALHLYSDLIMLPCYHWNRSVVVTKDHPLAERQSVTIEELAEYPLVTYTFGFTGRSELDVAFNRAGIKPKIVFTATDADVIKTYVRLGLGIGVIASMAVEPIQDSDLVRIDMRDKFSYSTTKIGFRRSSFLRSYMYDFIWRFAPHLTRDVVDRAIALRSNEEIEEMFKDIELPIV; translated from the coding sequence ATGAAATTGCAGCAATTACGTTACATTGTAGAAGTGGTTAACCATAACCTGAATGTATCTTCTACGGCGGAAGGATTGTATACCTCTCAACCAGGGATCAGCAAACAGGTAAGGATGCTTGAAGATGAGTTGGGTATCCAAATATTTGCGCGTAGTGGAAAACATCTGACACACGTTACGCCGGCTGGTGAAGAAATTGTCCGTATTTCCCGTGAAGTCCTGTCGAAAATTGACTCGATTCGCTCCGTCGCCAGTGAGCATACCTATCCGGATCGTGGTTCTCTGTATATTGCCACCACACATACACAAGCAAGGTATGCTTTACCTCCTATTATTAAAGGTTTTATTAAACGTTATCCTAATGTGTCTCTTCATATGCATCAGGGTTCTCCGACCCAAATTGCAGAAGAAGTCTGTAAAGGAAATAGTGATTTTGCAATAGCAACGGAAGCGCTTCACCTTTATAGCGATCTCATCATGCTGCCTTGTTATCACTGGAATCGTTCTGTGGTAGTCACCAAAGATCATCCATTGGCAGAAAGGCAAAGTGTAACCATTGAGGAGCTGGCAGAGTATCCGCTCGTGACATACACCTTTGGTTTTACGGGGCGCTCCGAGTTGGATGTCGCTTTTAACCGTGCTGGCATTAAACCTAAAATCGTATTTACTGCGACAGATGCGGATGTCATTAAAACATATGTTCGTTTAGGGCTGGGAATCGGGGTTATTGCAAGTATGGCAGTAGAACCCATTCAGGACAGTGACTTGGTGCGAATTGATATGCGTGATAAGTTCAGCTATAGCACAACTAAGATTGGTTTTCGTCGCAGCAGTTTCTTGCGTAGCTACATGTATGATTTTATCTGGCGTTTTGCTCCACATTTAACCCGTGATGTTGTGGATAGGGCTATTGCATTGCGGTCTAATGAAGAAATTGAAGAGATGTTCAAGGATATTGAACTACCGATTGTATAA
- a CDS encoding FMN-binding negative transcriptional regulator, with amino-acid sequence MHVPHRMKMKNQEDITKFISTYSFGLLVSPSLTGTHLPFVFNPHEGESGVLYGHIAKANPHWKELENQNVLVVFTGPHAYISPTWYESTHAVPTWNYTAVHCYGVTKFLNCEETKLALEELVNKYEPGLMKNTELMPEEYLSKQQQAIIGFKIIINEIHAKEKLGQHKNQGDQKGVFTALQASKIEDNKELANYMKVRSIGTGES; translated from the coding sequence ATGCATGTACCTCATAGAATGAAAATGAAAAACCAGGAAGATATCACTAAATTTATTTCTACTTATAGCTTTGGGCTATTAGTTTCTCCCTCTTTAACCGGAACACACCTTCCATTTGTATTTAACCCTCATGAAGGAGAAAGTGGTGTTTTATACGGCCATATTGCCAAAGCTAACCCACACTGGAAAGAGCTGGAAAATCAGAACGTTTTAGTTGTTTTTACTGGCCCACACGCCTATATATCCCCTACATGGTATGAATCCACTCATGCCGTTCCAACCTGGAATTACACGGCAGTTCATTGTTACGGTGTCACAAAATTTTTAAACTGTGAAGAAACCAAATTGGCTTTAGAAGAATTAGTCAACAAATATGAGCCGGGGTTAATGAAAAATACCGAATTAATGCCAGAAGAGTACCTTAGTAAACAACAACAGGCTATTATCGGATTTAAAATTATCATTAATGAAATACACGCTAAGGAGAAATTAGGACAGCATAAAAATCAAGGCGATCAAAAGGGTGTCTTTACTGCCTTGCAGGCAAGTAAAATAGAAGATAATAAAGAACTCGCTAATTATATGAAAGTGCGTAGTATCGGCACAGGAGAGTCATAA
- the acnA gene encoding aconitate hydratase AcnA, whose amino-acid sequence MSFKLKTDCASTLSINSKSINNKSFGSKTYHYYSLSLLSEQLGEISRLPKSLKVLLENLLRNIDGDSVVEDDLKALVAWQQNGHAEREIAYRPARVLMQDFTGVPAVVDLAAMREAVLRFGGDIEQVNPLSPVDLVIDHSVMVDKFGTEQAFAENVKIEMERNYERYLFLRWGQKAFNRFRVVPPGTGICHQVNLEYLGKAVWYENHNGKDFAYPDTLVGTDSHTTMINGLGVLGWGVGGIEAEAAMLGQPVSMLIPDVVGFKLTGKLREGITATDLVLTVTQMLRKHGVVGKFVEFYGDGLADLPLADRATIANMSPEYGATCGFFPVDEITLDYMRLTGRSEDEIALVEAYCKQQGLWRNAGDEPVFTSSLELDMSKVEASLAGPKRPQDRVALGDVPKAFQSAIDLDLQKKQGGQATVPVTFDSHTFSLQEGAVVIAAITSCTNTSNPSVLMTAGLLAKKAVEKGLQRQPWVKTSLAPGSKVVTEYLKLTGFMPYLEKLGFNLVGYGCTTCIGNSGPLPDPIEAAIKQADLTVGAVLSGNRNFEGRIHPLVKTNWLASPPLVVAYALSGSMKKDLTREPIGQDRQGYDVYLKDIWPNSREVAEAVEKVRTELFHKEYNAVFDGDEDWQALKVESSATYSWQQDSTYIRLPPFFNNMTPEPEPMTDIHQANILAILGDSVTTDHISPAGNIKADSPAGRYLQEHGVAPKDFNSYGSRRGNHEVMMRGTFANIRIRNEMVPGIEGGYTRHIPSQTQLAIYDAAMRYQEEKKPLAIIAGKEYGSGSSRDWAAKGTRLLGVRVVIAESFERIHRSNLIGMGVLPLEFPQGVSRKTLNLTGDERIDITGLSDIQPGQIIVVKITYASGEETRINARCRIDTNTELAYFYNGGILHYVIRNMLK is encoded by the coding sequence ATGTCGTTTAAGTTGAAAACGGACTGTGCTTCAACACTTTCCATTAACAGTAAATCCATTAACAATAAATCCTTTGGCAGTAAAACCTACCATTATTACAGTCTGTCTCTGTTATCCGAGCAATTAGGTGAAATATCCCGTCTTCCAAAATCTCTGAAAGTTCTGCTCGAAAACCTCCTGCGTAACATTGATGGTGATTCTGTTGTTGAAGATGATCTGAAAGCGCTGGTGGCATGGCAACAAAACGGCCATGCAGAGCGGGAGATTGCCTATCGTCCGGCTCGTGTATTGATGCAGGATTTTACCGGAGTACCTGCTGTAGTCGATCTTGCAGCTATGAGAGAAGCTGTTTTACGGTTTGGCGGAGATATTGAACAAGTGAATCCATTATCTCCCGTTGATCTGGTGATTGATCATTCAGTTATGGTGGATAAATTCGGCACTGAACAGGCATTTGCAGAGAATGTTAAGATCGAAATGGAACGTAACTATGAACGCTATTTATTTTTGCGTTGGGGACAAAAAGCGTTCAATCGTTTCCGCGTTGTGCCGCCCGGAACGGGGATCTGTCATCAGGTTAATCTTGAGTATTTGGGTAAGGCAGTTTGGTATGAAAATCATAACGGAAAAGATTTTGCCTATCCCGATACATTGGTTGGCACAGATTCTCATACCACGATGATTAACGGGCTTGGTGTGCTCGGCTGGGGTGTTGGCGGAATTGAAGCCGAAGCTGCGATGTTAGGGCAGCCTGTCTCCATGTTGATACCTGATGTGGTTGGTTTCAAACTGACAGGTAAGTTACGTGAAGGGATTACTGCGACGGATCTGGTTCTGACTGTAACACAAATGCTGCGTAAGCATGGTGTGGTCGGTAAGTTTGTCGAATTTTATGGTGATGGTCTGGCTGATTTACCATTGGCTGACAGAGCAACTATCGCCAACATGTCACCGGAATATGGTGCGACCTGTGGTTTCTTCCCTGTTGATGAAATTACTTTAGATTACATGCGATTAACCGGACGCAGTGAAGATGAAATCGCACTGGTTGAAGCTTATTGCAAACAACAGGGGTTATGGCGCAATGCAGGTGATGAACCTGTCTTCACCAGTAGTCTGGAGCTAGATATGTCTAAGGTGGAAGCAAGTCTGGCGGGGCCAAAAAGACCTCAGGACAGGGTTGCATTGGGCGATGTTCCAAAGGCTTTCCAATCCGCTATAGATCTGGATCTCCAGAAAAAACAAGGGGGTCAGGCAACTGTACCTGTGACTTTTGATAGCCATACTTTTTCATTACAAGAAGGGGCTGTTGTTATTGCGGCCATCACGTCTTGTACAAACACCTCGAATCCCAGTGTCTTGATGACCGCAGGTTTACTTGCCAAGAAAGCGGTTGAAAAAGGTTTACAACGGCAACCGTGGGTTAAAACTTCATTGGCACCGGGGTCAAAAGTTGTAACAGAATATCTGAAACTGACAGGGTTTATGCCCTATCTTGAAAAGCTAGGTTTTAATCTCGTGGGATATGGCTGTACCACCTGTATTGGTAACTCTGGACCATTGCCAGATCCGATTGAAGCGGCGATTAAACAGGCTGATCTTACCGTTGGTGCGGTACTTTCCGGTAACCGGAACTTTGAGGGGCGCATTCATCCTTTGGTCAAAACTAACTGGCTAGCTTCTCCACCACTTGTCGTTGCTTATGCGCTTTCCGGCAGCATGAAGAAGGATCTGACCAGAGAACCAATCGGGCAAGACCGACAAGGCTACGATGTTTATCTGAAAGATATTTGGCCGAATAGCAGAGAAGTAGCTGAGGCAGTTGAAAAAGTCAGAACAGAGCTGTTCCATAAAGAATATAATGCTGTTTTTGACGGTGATGAAGATTGGCAGGCATTAAAGGTTGAAAGTTCAGCCACTTATTCCTGGCAGCAAGATTCAACTTATATTCGTCTTCCGCCTTTCTTCAATAATATGACACCCGAACCTGAGCCGATGACTGATATCCATCAGGCCAATATTCTGGCAATTCTGGGGGATTCGGTAACCACGGATCATATTTCTCCCGCAGGAAATATCAAGGCTGACAGTCCGGCAGGAAGATATTTGCAGGAACATGGTGTGGCTCCGAAAGATTTCAACTCTTATGGCTCAAGGCGTGGAAATCATGAAGTTATGATGCGTGGAACCTTTGCCAATATTCGTATCCGCAATGAAATGGTGCCCGGTATTGAAGGGGGATATACACGTCATATTCCATCGCAAACTCAGCTGGCTATTTATGATGCAGCCATGCGTTATCAGGAAGAGAAAAAACCGCTGGCTATTATTGCTGGTAAAGAGTATGGCTCTGGCTCCAGTCGTGACTGGGCAGCAAAAGGAACCAGGCTATTGGGAGTAAGAGTAGTCATTGCGGAATCTTTTGAACGTATTCACCGTTCTAACCTGATTGGTATGGGGGTATTGCCATTAGAGTTTCCGCAGGGCGTCAGTCGCAAAACACTTAATCTGACGGGAGACGAGCGTATTGATATCACTGGATTAAGTGACATACAACCCGGACAAATTATTGTGGTAAAAATTACTTATGCCAGTGGGGAGGAAACACGGATTAATGCCCGTTGTCGTATTGATACCAACACTGAGCTGGCATATTTCTACAATGGCGGCATATTGCATTATGTGATCCGCAATATGTTGAAATAA
- the ribA gene encoding GTP cyclohydrolase II, which produces MQLKRVAEAKLPTPWGEFMMIGFEEIETGRDHVALVYGDISGDEPVLSRIHSECLTGDALFSLRCDCGFQLEAALSQISKEGRGVLLYHRQEGRNIGLLNKIRAYALQDKGVDTVEANHQLGFAADERDFTLCSDMYKLLNVSAIRLLTNNPQKIEIMLGAGINIVERVPLVVGRNPNNAYYLDTKARLMGHLLSKSS; this is translated from the coding sequence ATGCAGCTAAAACGAGTAGCTGAAGCTAAGCTGCCCACTCCCTGGGGCGAATTTATGATGATTGGATTTGAAGAGATAGAAACAGGCCGTGACCATGTTGCTCTCGTGTATGGTGACATTTCAGGTGATGAGCCCGTTTTATCCCGTATCCATTCAGAATGCCTGACAGGAGATGCTTTATTTAGCTTAAGATGCGATTGTGGTTTTCAGTTAGAGGCTGCTCTGTCACAAATCAGCAAGGAAGGTCGGGGAGTTCTGCTGTATCACCGCCAGGAAGGTCGTAATATTGGTCTGCTGAATAAAATTCGCGCCTATGCATTACAAGATAAAGGCGTTGATACTGTCGAAGCCAACCATCAGTTAGGTTTTGCTGCTGATGAGCGGGATTTCACTCTGTGTTCAGACATGTATAAGTTACTGAATGTTTCTGCTATTCGTCTTCTGACAAACAATCCGCAAAAAATTGAGATTATGCTAGGAGCAGGCATTAACATTGTCGAACGGGTGCCACTGGTTGTCGGGCGTAACCCCAATAACGCTTACTACCTGGATACAAAAGCTCGTTTAATGGGGCATTTATTGTCCAAATCCAGTTAA
- a CDS encoding LapA family protein — protein MKYFVILLLALVVFVISVTLGTNNNQVVTFNYLIAKGNYSISTLLAVLFAIGFALGWGICGGFYLRTSMSLRRAKRKIKRLETQLEQPVELPTKTASPVVLNKE, from the coding sequence GTGAAATATTTTGTGATTTTATTACTGGCACTGGTTGTTTTTGTTATCTCAGTCACTCTGGGAACGAATAATAATCAAGTAGTAACGTTTAATTATCTGATTGCCAAAGGCAATTATTCGATATCTACTCTGCTGGCGGTATTGTTTGCCATCGGTTTTGCTCTTGGATGGGGAATTTGTGGGGGATTTTATCTGCGTACCAGTATGTCACTAAGACGCGCCAAACGTAAAATTAAGCGTCTGGAGACTCAGTTGGAACAACCAGTTGAGCTACCTACTAAAACTGCCTCTCCAGTAGTTTTAAACAAGGAATAA
- the lapB gene encoding lipopolysaccharide assembly protein LapB — MLELLFLLLPIAAAYGWYMGRRSAQQDKQQSANRLSREYVDGVNFLLSNQQDKAVDLFLDMLKEDSSAFEAHLTLGNLFRSRGEVERAIRIHQSLMESASLTFEQRLLAIQQLGRDYTVAGLYDRAENMFVQLVNEKDFRENAFNSLLTIYQSTSDWSKAIDVAEKLVKLGKQQFRQEIAHFYCELALQGMGEENFSNAIGYLNKAAQADKNCARVSIMLGRIHMAQKEYFKAIEVLKRILEQDKQLVSESLPMLQECYQDLAQPEEWETFVRRCVEEDCGAIAELHLADIVEKKEGRDIAQNYINRQLESHPTMRLFYRLMDYHLADAEEGRAKESLILLRNMVGEQIRTKPDYRCYKCGFTSRSLYWHCPSCRSWDTIKPIRGLDGQ; from the coding sequence ATGTTAGAGCTGTTGTTTCTGTTGCTTCCCATTGCTGCAGCTTATGGTTGGTATATGGGACGCAGAAGTGCTCAACAAGATAAGCAGCAATCTGCAAACCGCTTGTCGCGTGAATATGTTGATGGTGTTAATTTTTTGCTCTCCAATCAGCAAGACAAGGCGGTTGATCTATTTCTTGATATGTTAAAGGAAGATAGTTCAGCGTTTGAAGCCCATTTAACGCTGGGAAATCTGTTCCGTTCTCGTGGTGAAGTTGAAAGAGCCATCCGTATTCACCAATCCCTTATGGAAAGCGCCTCCCTGACATTTGAACAACGTTTGCTCGCTATTCAGCAGCTTGGAAGAGACTATACAGTGGCCGGGTTGTATGACCGTGCAGAAAATATGTTTGTTCAGTTAGTCAATGAAAAGGATTTTCGTGAAAATGCGTTTAACTCCTTGCTAACTATTTATCAATCAACCAGCGACTGGAGCAAAGCTATTGATGTTGCTGAGAAATTGGTCAAATTGGGTAAACAGCAGTTTCGGCAAGAGATTGCCCACTTTTATTGTGAATTGGCTCTGCAAGGTATGGGAGAAGAGAATTTCAGTAATGCCATTGGGTATTTGAACAAAGCAGCTCAGGCAGATAAGAATTGTGCCCGTGTTTCTATCATGCTCGGCCGTATTCATATGGCGCAAAAAGAGTATTTCAAAGCGATTGAGGTACTTAAACGCATTCTTGAACAGGATAAACAGTTGGTCAGCGAATCCCTGCCGATGTTGCAGGAATGTTATCAGGATCTTGCTCAACCAGAAGAGTGGGAAACTTTTGTTCGACGCTGTGTAGAAGAAGATTGTGGCGCAATTGCAGAACTTCATTTGGCTGATATTGTTGAGAAAAAAGAGGGGCGTGATATCGCCCAAAATTACATTAACCGTCAATTGGAAAGTCACCCGACAATGCGTCTGTTTTATCGCCTGATGGATTACCATTTGGCAGACGCAGAAGAAGGCCGGGCTAAAGAAAGTTTGATCCTTCTGCGTAATATGGTGGGTGAGCAGATCCGAACTAAACCAGATTATCGATGCTATAAATGTGGCTTTACTTCTCGCTCACTTTATTGGCATTGCCCTTCATGTCGTTCATGGGACACCATTAAACCCATTCGTGGTTTAGATGGTCAGTGA